The following DNA comes from Microbacterium terregens.
GGTGAATCGTCCCGCGAACCATGCCGCGGCCAGCCCCACCGCAGCGAGTGCCGCGGCGATCGCGATGACGAACGGGAGCTGCCTCAGTACGCCGGAGCCCACGCTGCCCAGAGTGATCCCTGCCGAGACCAGCGCCACCACCTCACCCGACGAGGTCACCGGAACGACCGACCGCAGCGACGGCCCCAGTGTGCCCACCGCCTCCTCGGTCAGCGTGCGTCCCTCCAGCCCGGGGCCGATCGTGCCCAGGTATCGCTTGCCGATCTGTCCGGGGTCCGCGTGGGTCAGCCGGATCCCTTCCGTGGTCATGATCGTGACGAAATCGATCGACGTCTCGTCCATGATCCGCTCGGCGAGCGGCTGCAGCGCGGCGGTGGCGGCAGCATCCGATCCGGACGTCACGGCCTCCTGCACGTCGGGCATCTCGGCGATCGTTCGGGCGACGGCCAGGGTGACCGTCTCCGCCTCGGCGCGCTCGGTCGCCTGCGCCTGGACGGCGAGAAGGACGGCCAGCAGCACGGTGATCACCGCGACTGCGCCGAGGAAGGCGAGGAACACGCGGGATGCTGCGCTCGCTCTGCGTGTGGCAGCCATTCGCCTCCTCGCGTTTCGCACTCGTCGAGACCAATACGACCACAACCGGAGGCATCCGGCATCCGTCGCTCAAGGTGATCTCAGGACGGCACCGCAACGGCGGCCCGGATCACGAAGATCGAATTCCTTTCGGAGGCGAAGATGGCTCAGATTCCCAGAACCCAATCGTTCAAGCTCCCCGGTTACAACTGGCGGCGCGGCAAGACGTCGTGGGACAAGCACACCTGGCTGTATGTCGCGGTGATCATCGCGGTGGTGCTGGGCGCGACGATCGGCCTCATCTGGCCGGACGTGGGCGTGGCACTCGAGCCGATCGGCAAAGGCTTCGTGGCCCTCATCAAGATGATGATCGCGCCGATCATCTTCTGCACCATCGTGGTCGGCGTCGGATCCATCGCGAAGGCTGCGACGGTCGGCAAGATCGGCGGTCTCGCTCTGCTGTACTTCATGATCATGACGACGTTCGCTCTCGCGATCGGGCTCGTGGTCGGCAACCTCATCCACCCGGGCGAGGGTCTGAACATGGCGAACTCGACCTACGACGCGACTGCCACCGAGGCCAAGACGACGCAGGAGTTCATCCTCGGGATCATCCCGACGACGTTCTTCTCGGCGTTCACCGGCGAGAGCGTGCTGCAGGTGCTGTTCATCGCGCTCCTGGTGGGATTCGCGCTGCAGCAGATGGGCAAGAAGGGCGAGCCCATCATGAACGCCGTGAAGAACCTCCAGGCGCTCGTGTTCCGCATCCTGGGCATGATCCTGTGGCTCGCCCCGCTCGGTGCGTTCGGTGCGATCGCCGCGGTGGTCGGCAAAACGGGGTTCGCGGCGATCATCAGCCTGGGCATCCTGATGATCGCCTTCTACATCACGTGCGCGGTGTTCATCTTCGGCATCCTGGGCACGCTGCTGTTCGCCGTCACGCGGATCAACATCTTCAGCCTCATGAAGTACCTCGCTCGCGAGTACCTGCTGATCGTCGGCACCTCGTCGTCCGAGTCAGCGCTGCCGCGTCTGATCGCGAAGATGGAGCACCTCGGCGTCGCGAAGCCGGTCGTCGGCATCACCGTCCCGACGGGCTACTCGTTCAACCTCGACGGAACGGCCATCTACCTCACGATGGCTTCGCTGTTCATCGCGGCGGGGATGGGCACGCCGATGTCGATCCCCGAGCAGATCGGGCTGCTGGCGTTCATGGTCATCGCTTCCAAAGGCGCGGCGGGTGTCACGGGTGCCGGACTGGCCACGCTCGCCGGCGGACTGCAGGCCTACCGCCCCGACCTGGTCAACGGCGTCGGTGTGATCGTCGGCATCGACCGGTTCATGTCAGAGGGGCGTGCGATCACGAACTTCACCGGCAACGCGGTCGCCACGGTGCTCATCGGCACGTGGGTGAAGGAGTTCGACGCGAGCCGCGCACGCCGCGTCCTGCGCGGGGAGCTGCCGTTCGATGAAACGGCGCTCTCCGGCGACGACCACGACGGCATGTCCGGCTCGAAGGATGCTGTGGGCACGCAGGGTCTGGAAGAGGCCGCCGTCGCAGAGGCCGAGGCGAAGGAGCACCGGGCAGCCGCCGGTGCGCTCAGCCGCTGAGTCGACGCCCTGAGTCCGCCCGCATCGCGCGGGCGGACTCAGCGCGTGCGTGCGGTCAGTCGGACGGATCGAGCTGGCCGGCCTCGATTGCCGCCTCGCGCTCCTCGGCCCGGACCTCGTCGATGTCGTCCTCGACGGATTCCCGGGGGTCCAGCGTGGGCGGGGGAGTGTCGAACTCTGCGGCGTCGTCGAGCGGCACATCCCGCTCGTCGTCGGGATTGCGCTCCTGGAATCCGCTCATCTCGAGCCTCCGATCACTCCTCGCCGTAGGGCGGGAGTTCGTCAGCGGGGACGTCGGCCGAGACGAGGTCCGCCTCGACAGTCCCCTCGGCGGCGGCGTCCTGCTCCTCCTCGACGGGATCGCCGTCGGCGGGGCCGAGACCGCGATCCAGGTCGCGGCCTGCGATGTCCACATCGGCACCGGCGAGATCCGGGAGGCTCGCCGCCTCACGGTCGATCTCGTGAAACGTCGGGTCGAACACCATCGCCTGCTCCTCTCAGCCGCTCTTGCGGCGGAACTCGCGCTTGGTCTGCGCGGCGCCGTGCGTGCCGTGCACGGTGGAGTCGCCGTCCAGATGCGCCTCACCGTCGCGGTGCTTGGCGTTCTTCTTGTCGAGCGCCTCCTTGAACTTGCGCTTCATCTCTGCGGAAGCGTCGGCGGACTTGTCTTCGGTGCTCATTCCCCCAGCCTAGGCACCGCTTCGCCGCTCCCGCCACCCTCGACGGCCCGTTCCGCTGCCGCGCCCGCTCTGCGTCCAGCCCGCACTGGTAGGCTGACTGGGGTTGCCTCCGGGCATCCGCTCAATTCAACACGAGCTACACGGAGCAGGCCGGCAGCAAGCTGGTCCCCTGTGGTGGGTTCCCGATCTCGATGCGCGGCTTCGCCGCTGCTCGATCGCCGCAAGGTGAAGCTCGGTGGTCTTCTACTGGTGACCAGCGCAGGTACAGCGCGACGGACTGTCGCGCGCCGATAATCTGCCTGTTCCTGCTCCTCCGACATGCTCGCGCGCCATACGGGCGAGCGAGCTTAAACAAAGAAGGAGAGACCTCTTGGAAGGTCCTGAAATCACCGCTGCAGAAGCCGTTCTCGATAACGGCCGCTTCGGCACCCGCACTGTCCGTTTCGAAACCGGCCGCCTCGCCCAGCAGGCGCAGGGCGCCGTTGCTGCCTACCTCGACGAGGAGACGATGCTCCTGTCGGCCACCAGCGCCGGCAAGCACCCTCGCGAAGGCTTCGACTTCTTCCCGCTGACCGTCGACGTCGAAGAGCGCTCGTACGCCGCGGGCAAGATCCCCGGCTCGTTCTTCCGCCGCGAAGGCCGCCCCTCCACCGAGGCGATCCTCGTCTGCCGGCTCATCGACCGCCCGCTGCGCCCCTCGTTCGTCGAGGGCCTCCGCAACGAGGTGCAGATCGTCGTGACCGTCCTGTCGATCGCTCCCGGCGAGTTCTACGACGCCCTCGCGATCAACGCCGCGTCGCTCTCGACGCAGATCTCCGGCCTGCCGTTCTCGGGTCCGATCGCCGGGGTTCGCCTCGCGCTCATCCCCGGCCACGGTGAGAACGCCGACCAGTGGATCGCGTTCCCGACCGTGACCCAGCTCGAGGAGGCCGTCTTCGACCTCATCGTCGCCGGTCGTGTCGTCACCGATGCCGACGGCAACGACGATGTCGCGATCATGATGGTCGAGGCCGAAGCGACCGAGGGCAGCTGGAACCTCATCAAGGCCGGCGCGGTCAAGCCGAACGAGCAGGTCGTGGCCGAAGGCCTCGAAGCCTCGAAGCCCTTCATCAAGCAGCTCGTTGCCGCGCAGAACGTCGTGGCGAACGCCGCGGCGAAGCCGATCAAGGAGTTCCCGGTCTTCCTGCCGTACAGCCAGGAGACCTACGACTTCGTCGCCGGTCGCGCCTACGACAAGCTCGTGCCGATCTACCAGATCGCCGACAAGATCGAGCGCCAGAACGCCGACGACGCGTTGAAGGATGCCGTCAAGGCGGAGCTTCTCGCAGCCGTCGAGGCGGGCGAACTGCCCGCCGTCGCGACGCTCGAGTTCTCAGCGGCCTACAAGTCGGTCACCAAGGTGATCGTCCGCGGGCGCATCCTCGCTGAGGGTGTGCGCATGGATGGCCGCGGACTGGCCGACATCCGTCCGCTCGACGCGGAGGTGCAGGTCATCCCGCGCGTTCACGGCTCGGCCATCTTCCAGCGCGGTGAGACCCAGATCCTGGGCGTCACCACGCTGAACATGCTCAAGATGGAGCAGCAGATCGACTCGCTGTCCCCGGTGACGCACAAGCGCTACATGCACCACTACAACTTCCCGCCGTACTCGACCGGTGAGACCGGTCGTGTGGGCAGCCCCAAGCGTCGCGAGATCGGGCACGGCTTCCTCGCCGAGCGCGCGCTCGTGCCGGTGCTTCCCACCCGCGAGGAGTTCCCGTACGCGATCCGTCAGGTGTCTGAGGCTCTCAGCTCCAACGGTTCGACGTCGATGGGTTCCGTGTGCGCATCCACCCTGTCGCTGCTGAACGCCGGCGTGCCCCTCCGGGCCGCGGTCGCGGGCATCGCGATGGGACTGGTCACCGATCAGCACGAGGGACAGACGCGCTACGCCGCGCTGACCGACATCCTGGGTGCCGAGGACGCTCTCGGCGACATGGACTTCAAGGTCGCCGGCACGTCCGAGTTCGTCACCGCGATCCAGCTCGACACGAAGCTCGACGGCATCCCACTGTCGGTGCTCACCGCTGCGCTGCAGCAGGCCCACGAGGCCCGCCTGACGATCCTCGGTGTCCTCAACGCGGCGATCGACGGTCCGGACGAGATGGCACCGACGGCACCGCGTGTCATCAGCGTGCAGATCCCGGTCGACAAGATCGGCGAGCTCATCGGACCCAAGGGCAAGACGATCAACGCGATCCAGGACGAGACGGGAGCCCAGATCTCGATCGAGGAGGACGGCACCGTCTACATCGGCGCCACCGACGGCCCTGCCGCCGAAGCCGCCCGTGCGCAGGTCAATGCGATCGCGAACCCGACGAACCCGGAGATCGGCGAGCAGTTCCTCGGAACCGTCGTGAAGCTCGCGACGTTCGGTGCGTTCATCTCACTGCTGCCTGGCAAGGACGGACTGCTGCACGTCAGCGAGGTCCGCAAGCTCGCCGGTGGCAAGCGTGTCGAGAACGTCGAAGACGTCCTGAGCGTCGGTCAGAAGCTGCTGGTCAAGATCACCAAGATCGACGACCGCGGCAAGCTGTCGCTGGAGCCGGTCGTCGAAGAGGCTGCCGACCAGGAAGGCCGTGCCGCGGCCAGCGCCGGTCCGGAAGCCCCGGCAGAGGGCTGAGCCCGAGCCGCACAACACTCGAGCGGCCGTTGATCGCGGCTCATCGACTCCGAATGCCCGTTCCCCCCACCCGGGGGAGCGGGCATTCGCCTTAGACCATCTGTCCCCCGAACGGTGGACAGGGCGCGGATCATACCTTCTTCGTGACCTAAGCGTTATCTAATGTTTATCGACAGGCCAGTGTAATGACCGGCTCCTGTTCCTGGACGGCCTAACCTCGAAGAAGGCGCCGGGGGGCGCGGACTTCGCAGACACGGAGGCTCCGCTGGAGTTGACGTGAGGGGGTGGGACATGGCTGTATTCGGTGTTGGCTCCGCCGTCTCATCGGCGAGCGCGCACGCCGAGACCGGGCCCGCTGACGTGCACCCCTCCTCGCCGATCCCCGTGCAGGGACCACCGGTGGGGGACAGCATCCGGGTGCCTCTCGGCGAGACGGGTTGCCAGATCTTCCCGCTGATCCTCGGGGGCGCCGAGTTCGGCTGGAACGTCGACTTGGAATCCAGCCACGAGATCATGGACGCCTACGTCGAGCGGGGCGGCAATGCGCTGCACACGGCCGACAGCTTCGCCGGCGGTCGCAGCGAGCACATCATCGGCCAATGGCTGCACTCCCGCGGCCTGCGCGATGACATCACCCTTACGGTTCGCATCGGCGGACACCCCGACAACCCCGGTCTCGGTCCGGTCAACCTGGTTCGAGCGGTCGAGGCATCCCTCACCCGTCTGCGCACCGACCGCGTCGATGTGCTCTATCTCGACGCGACCAACGGACGTACGGAGCTGGAGGACGCCCTCGCCACCGCGGAGTGGCTCGTCGACTCCGGCAAGGCCCGTGCGATCGGCGCGGCGGGCCTGACGGCCACGCAACTCGTGGAGGCCCGGATCTTCGCATCTGCCGGCTACCCGCGCATCACGGTGCTGGATGTCCCGTTCAATGTCCTGCGCCGGCACGAGTTCGATGCGGATCTTCGTCTGGTCGCCGGCGCGCAGGGCATGGCGGTCACCCCGTCCCACCCTCTCGAGCACGGGTTCCTCGCGGGTCGGCATCGCACCAAGCTGCGCGGCGGACTGTCCGTGCGCGGCGCGCAGATCGCCGCGAACATCAACCGGCGCGGAAGCCGCACGCTGCGTGCGCTCGATGCCGTGGGCACCGAGCTGGGCGTGCCCGATGCGGCGGTGGCGGTCGCCTGGCTGCTGGCGCAGAAGCTGATCGTCGCTCCCATCGTCAACGCGTACGCCGCCAACCACGTCGAAGAGCTGGTGCAGGGCGTCGGCGTCCAGCTCAACCGCGTCCAGCTCGCCGACATCGCGCGCGCGTCAGAATAGCGCCGAACGGCACGATCACGGGCTGCCGCAACGCACCGTGACATAGGCTGGGACGGTACGCGTAGAGCACCCGACCCCCCACGAAGCGAGCTGGCGTGACGCACTACATCTACCTCGTGCGGCACGGCGAGCACCAGGATGCCGAGCACGGACTCGTCGATGGACCGCTCTCTCCGCGAGGCCGTCGTCAGGCTTCGCTGCTGGCGGATCGCCTGTCGGGCGTTCCCTTCGACGCGGTGTGGCACTCGCCTCTGGAGCGTGCGAGCCAGACCGCCCGTGCCGTCGCCGAGCGGATGCCGTCCCTCTCGCCGGAACCTTCGTCGTTGCTGTTCGACTGCGTCCCCACCGGCATGACCGACCAGACTCCCGCGGTCTTCGAGCCCTTCTTCGGCAGCGTGACGGAGGCGGAGGTGGACGCCGGCCGAGCGCAGATGGCGGATGCCGCCAGCGAGTACCTCGTTCGCAAGAGCGGCGAGGTGCACGAGCTGCTCATCACGCACAATTTCGTGATCGGATGGTTCGTCCGCGAGGTGCTGCAGGCCCCCGAGTGGCGCTGGATGACTCTGAACCAAGCGCACTGCGGGCTGACGGTGATCGCGCAGAAGCAGGGGCGCCCGTGGACGCTGGTCTCCCACAACGACCTCGCCCACCTGCCGATGGAGCTGCGCACCGGCCTGCCCGAGGATCCGTTGGTCTAAGCGAGCGTTTCTCCTCCGCCAGGCTGCGCGGCGGTTCCCGGGCGCCCGATCGCCCTGTCGCGGAGCGACTTGCCGTACCAGCGCGTCGCGTTGGGGTTGTCGTTGTACGGGTCGATCGGGACGAATCCCGTCGCCTCGTACAGACCCCCGGCGGCCTCGAGCGTGTGGTGCGTGTCCAGGACGAGCTCCGCGGCGCCGAACTCCGCGGCGCGCCGCTCGAGATCCTCCATCAGGAGCCGGCCCCACCCGCGGCCGCGGGTTTCGGGCCGCAGGTACAGGTGCTTGAGCTCGTACCGCGGACCGTGCGGCCCGTCCTCGATGCGGCGGATCCCGCCACAGCCGACGTTCGCGTCGCCCTCGCCGAGCACGAGGAACACGCCCGCGGGCGGCTCGAACGCCGCCGGATCCGGGAACACGGTGGTGTATGTGTGGCCGGGGAACGTGGCGGCCCGCATCAGGAAGTAGTCGGCGAGCAGGTCGTGCGCGGCGGGGTCGTCGACCGGAAGCGGAGTGATCGTCGGCATGTGCTCGAGCGTAGTCGCGGCCCCCGGGGATGCCCTGCGGCGCCGGCCCGGCGACGCGCCGCCGATACGATGGGGTCCATGACGACACGCGTGGCCCTGGTCGGCGGCACAGGCAAACTGGGCCTAATCATCCGGGGTGTGCTCGACGCGGAGGACGACTTCGAGGTCATCGCGACGCTGACCTCAAGGTCGCAGCTGTCCGAACTCGACGGCGCCGATCTGGTCGTGGATGCCTCGACCCCGGCCGTTTCGATCGACGTCGTGCGATCGGCCATCGAGCGCGGAATCAACATCCTCGTCGGCACATCGGGGTGGTCGGCGGAGCGCATCGCGATGATCCGCCCGCTCGTGGATGCCGCGGGCACCGGCGCGGTGTTCATTCCGAACTTCTCGCTCGGCTCCGTCCTGGGTTCGGCGCTTGCGGCAGCCGCGGCGCCCTTCTTCCCCTCGATCGAGATCGTCGAGGCCCACCGCGACACGAAGGTGGACTCACCGAGCGGCACCGCGGTGCGCACGGCAGAGCTGATCGGCGCGGCACGCGCAGAGGTCGGTCCCGTCGAATCGCCGCACGTCGACCAGCGCGCCCGGGGGCAGCAGGTGGCCAGCATCCCGATCCACTCCCTGCGTCGTCCGGGGGTCGTGGCGAGGCAGGACGTGGTCCTCTCGGGTCCGGGGGAGTCGCTCACGCTCACACACGACACCGTCGACCCGGCGCTCGCGTATGCCCCCGGCATCCGGCTTGCGCTCGGGGCGGCGCGCGACGCCCGAGGCGTCATCGTGGGCCTGGACAGCTTCCTCGACATCGGCATCCGCACCCCGCATCCGGTGCCCGAACCACCGGTCCGGGAGGTCGACGTGCCGGGGCAGGTCGCCCGCGTCACCGGCGCATGAGCGCGCGCATCGGCGTCGCCGTGATGGCAGTGCTCCTCGCGCTGTACATCGTCCTGGTCGCGCAGCGGGCCTGGCTGCTGCTGGTCAGCGGCGAGCCCATCGGGATCGCGATGGGCGCGGCCCTGGTGGTGCTTCCCGTCATCGCCGCCTGGGCGCTGGGCCGCGAGCTGTGGTTCGGCATCCGCGCCGAGCAGCTCGCGCGTCGGCTCGAGGCCGAGGGCGGTCTGCCCGATGACCAGGTGGGAGTCCGACCCAGCGGCCGCGTGCTGCGCGAGGACGGTGATCTCGTCTTCCCCGCCTATCGGGCGCAGGTCGAGGCGCATCCTGACGACTGGCGCGCGTGGTACCGGCTGGGCCTCGCCTACGACGCCGCCGGCGACCGGAGGCGCGCTCGCGCCGCGGTGCGGCGGGCGATCCAGTTGGAGACCGGCGCGCGCCGTCGCTAATCCTGCGGGGCCGCGACTGCGGCATCCACGGCCTGTTCCACCGTCTCGTGGGAGAACCGGAAGCCGGACCGCTCGAGCACGGCCGGCCGCACGGCAGCATCGCTGGTCAGCAGCGCCTCGGTCGCGTCGGCGCCGAGGACGAGGCGCAGCGCCCAGGCCGGTGCCGGCACCACGAAGGGTCGATTCATCCGGACCGCCAGGGCGAAGCCCAGGTCGTTCGCGCTGGCCGCAGCCGGTCCGGCGAAGTTCACCGGCCCGTCGATATCGGTGTCGATGAGGTGACGGATGCCGCGCACCTCGTCCTCCAGCGATATCCAGGGCCACTTCTGCGTTCCGCGCGCGATCGGTCCGCCGAGGCCGAAGCGGGTGAGCAGCATGAGCGGCTTCAGCACGCCCTGCGGATGCACGATCGGTGCCGTGCGCACGAGCGCGACCCGAGCGCGGTCGCCTGCGCCCAGCGCCGCGCTCTCCCACTCACCGCACACGTCCGCGAGGAACGTCTCTCCTCGAGGTGACCGTTCGGTCAGCACCGCGCCGGGCGCGGATCCGTAGTACCCCACGGCGGATGCCGAGACGAACGCCGGCGCGTCGGCTCCGAGTTGGCGCACGGCGCGCGCGAGGGCGCGCGTGGGTGTGATCCGCGACCAGAGCAGCGTGTTCTTGTAGCGCGGGGTCCACGGGAACCGGCCGATCGACGCTCCGTTGAGTCCGACCACCGCGTCCGCGCCGTCCAGAACCGCCGGGTCGAGCGGCGACGAGTCGGCCAGCCATTCGATCTCGTCGGCGGTCTCGGCGGGACGGCGGACCAGGGTGGTCACCCGGATGCCGTCCGCGCGGAGACTGTCGACCAGGGCCGATCCGATCAGACCGGACGCGCCGGCAACGACCACCCGCCGTAGGGCGGGTTCACGCAAGCGTCGCCTCGAGGGTGATCTCGATGCCCGCGAGGGCCTGCGAGACCGGGCAGTTGACCTTGGCGTCGGCGGCGATGCGGTCGAAGTCGTCCTGGTCGAGTCCGGGCACCACGGCGTTGACGTTCAAGTGGCTTCCGGTGATCCCGGTGCCGGGCTTGAAAGTCACCGATGCCGTCGTCTCGATGGACTCGGGCGGGGTGCCGTTCTGGGCGAGCCCGTTCGAGAACGCCATGCTGAAGCAGGAGGCGTGCGCCGCGGCGATCAGCTCTTCGGGCGTCGTCACCGAGGTCGACCCCTCGCTGCGCGCCTTCCAGTTGATGTCGAACGTGCCGATGCCCGAGGACTGGAACGCGACCGTGCCGGATCCCTCGGTCAAGCTGCCCTTCCAGACGGTAGTGGCTTCGCTCGTGACGGTCATCTGAACCTCCTGGTCGGGGTGCGCCCGCGCTCCGGACGCTTTGCCGTCAGCCTAACCGCGGGGCTGGCACGGCGCGACCGGTGACACCGGCAGTCGTCGACGGGGTCAGGCCGCGGTGGGGCGCGCGCGCCCCACGATGCCGGCGCGCTGGAGCAGCAGGTACAGCTGGCAGCCCAGGCACAGGCCGAAGACGGCGTTCAGGAACGCCGCGACGAACGCCGCCGCCGCCGCGATCGGCAGCGCCCAGGGAACCCCGGCGAGGTGCAGGACCAGGCCGATGGTCACCACGACCAGCCCGACGCCCTGCGCGAATCGGGGCGGACGGGGGTCCTCGAGCTCGGTGGGGGGCTTCAGCCGCGGCTGGACGAGCGTCCGGTACAGCACTCCCCACGGGGCCGTCCGCGGCGCCAGGAGACCCCACAGGAACAGCAGCGCAAGCAGGACGAGGAGCAGGAACGCCGGGTCGAGCGCGCGCTGCGCGAGCGTCGCCGACTGAATCGCCCAGCCGCCCCCGGGGCGGAACGTGGCATCGGCGAGAGGCTGATACGCGAACCAGCCGAACGATGCGTCACCGCTTCGCTGCGTCGACAGTCCGGTCAGCCCGAGAAGAACGTCGACGAGCAGGAGCAGCGCGGTGATGCCGGCGGCGAAGCGGGGGCCGCGTGGATCGATGCCACGTGGGGTCCCGGCATCCGCTCGATCAGACATTCGCCGGCTCAGCGGTCAGGCGATTGAGTTCCAGCTCGAGGACATCCCGGTTGGGGATGCCGCCGAACCGCGTCTGCACGGCGCCGTCCCGGTCCAGGACGAGGGTGGTCGGGGTCTGCAGGATGTGGAAGTGCTTCGCGATGTCGGGCCGGTGCGTCACATCGATGTCGAGGTGGAGGACGCCGTCGCGGGCGTCGGCGGCCGCGGCGAGCGTGCGGTGGACGCCGGGGCACCGCGAGCAGAGGTCAGTGCTGAACTGCAGCAGCGTCGCGGTCTGCCCGAGCGCGTCCGCTCCCAGACGCGCGGGCTGCACCACTTCGTGCGGAATGTCCCGGCGCGGGCGACCCTGGCGCCACTGGACGAACGCGCCGATGGCGACCGTCACGGCGAGAAGCAGCGCGAGGCCGATGAGGGCGGGAACGAGGGTCACAGCATCCCAGGCTAACTGCTTGCGCCTGAATAAGAGCCGGATGCGTCGACTATGACGTTTCGCGCCGTAACACTCATGCCGGGGAACCGGGCCATCCGCTCCAGGGGAGGGATAGCATCGATTCGATGTCTGCGACCATCCCGACCCCCTACGAAGACCTGCTGCGCGACGTGCTCGAGCATGGTGTGCTCAAGACGGACCGCACCGGGACGGGCACGCGCAGCGTGTTCGGCCGACAGCTGCGCTTCGACCTTTCGCAGGGCTTTCCGCTGGTGACCACCAAGCGGGTGCACATGAAATCGATCGTGTACGAGCTGCTGTGGTTCTTGCGCGGCGAGTCCAACGTCTCGTGGCTTCAGGAGCACGGCGTCACGATCTGGGACGAGTGGGCGGACTCCTCCGGTGAACTCGGTCCGGTGTACGGCGTGCAGTGGCGATCCTGGCCGACCGCGTCCGGCGAGACGATCGATCAGATCGCCGGGGTCATCGACGAGATCCGCCGAAACCCCGACTCCCGCCGTCTCATCGTGTCGGCCTGGAACCCTGCCGATATTCCGGACATGGCGTTGGCGCCCTGCCACGCGCTGTTCCAGTTCTACGTGGCCGACGGGCGCCTGTCCTGCCAGCTGTACCAGCGCAGCGCCGACCTGTTCCTGGGCGTTCCCTTCAACATCGCCTCGTATGCGCTGCTGACCCACATGGTCGCGCAGCAGACCGGACTCGAGGTCGGGGACTTCGTGTGGACCGGCGGCGACTGCCACATCTACGACAACCACCTCGAGCAAGTCCGGCTGCAGCTGGAGCGCGAGC
Coding sequences within:
- a CDS encoding TIGR01777 family oxidoreductase encodes the protein MREPALRRVVVAGASGLIGSALVDSLRADGIRVTTLVRRPAETADEIEWLADSSPLDPAVLDGADAVVGLNGASIGRFPWTPRYKNTLLWSRITPTRALARAVRQLGADAPAFVSASAVGYYGSAPGAVLTERSPRGETFLADVCGEWESAALGAGDRARVALVRTAPIVHPQGVLKPLMLLTRFGLGGPIARGTQKWPWISLEDEVRGIRHLIDTDIDGPVNFAGPAAASANDLGFALAVRMNRPFVVPAPAWALRLVLGADATEALLTSDAAVRPAVLERSGFRFSHETVEQAVDAAVAAPQD
- a CDS encoding polyribonucleotide nucleotidyltransferase — translated: MEGPEITAAEAVLDNGRFGTRTVRFETGRLAQQAQGAVAAYLDEETMLLSATSAGKHPREGFDFFPLTVDVEERSYAAGKIPGSFFRREGRPSTEAILVCRLIDRPLRPSFVEGLRNEVQIVVTVLSIAPGEFYDALAINAASLSTQISGLPFSGPIAGVRLALIPGHGENADQWIAFPTVTQLEEAVFDLIVAGRVVTDADGNDDVAIMMVEAEATEGSWNLIKAGAVKPNEQVVAEGLEASKPFIKQLVAAQNVVANAAAKPIKEFPVFLPYSQETYDFVAGRAYDKLVPIYQIADKIERQNADDALKDAVKAELLAAVEAGELPAVATLEFSAAYKSVTKVIVRGRILAEGVRMDGRGLADIRPLDAEVQVIPRVHGSAIFQRGETQILGVTTLNMLKMEQQIDSLSPVTHKRYMHHYNFPPYSTGETGRVGSPKRREIGHGFLAERALVPVLPTREEFPYAIRQVSEALSSNGSTSMGSVCASTLSLLNAGVPLRAAVAGIAMGLVTDQHEGQTRYAALTDILGAEDALGDMDFKVAGTSEFVTAIQLDTKLDGIPLSVLTAALQQAHEARLTILGVLNAAIDGPDEMAPTAPRVISVQIPVDKIGELIGPKGKTINAIQDETGAQISIEEDGTVYIGATDGPAAEAARAQVNAIANPTNPEIGEQFLGTVVKLATFGAFISLLPGKDGLLHVSEVRKLAGGKRVENVEDVLSVGQKLLVKITKIDDRGKLSLEPVVEEAADQEGRAAASAGPEAPAEG
- a CDS encoding OsmC family protein, whose amino-acid sequence is MTVTSEATTVWKGSLTEGSGTVAFQSSGIGTFDINWKARSEGSTSVTTPEELIAAAHASCFSMAFSNGLAQNGTPPESIETTASVTFKPGTGITGSHLNVNAVVPGLDQDDFDRIAADAKVNCPVSQALAGIEITLEATLA
- a CDS encoding histidine phosphatase family protein, coding for MTHYIYLVRHGEHQDAEHGLVDGPLSPRGRRQASLLADRLSGVPFDAVWHSPLERASQTARAVAERMPSLSPEPSSLLFDCVPTGMTDQTPAVFEPFFGSVTEAEVDAGRAQMADAASEYLVRKSGEVHELLITHNFVIGWFVREVLQAPEWRWMTLNQAHCGLTVIAQKQGRPWTLVSHNDLAHLPMELRTGLPEDPLV
- the dapB gene encoding 4-hydroxy-tetrahydrodipicolinate reductase — its product is MTTRVALVGGTGKLGLIIRGVLDAEDDFEVIATLTSRSQLSELDGADLVVDASTPAVSIDVVRSAIERGINILVGTSGWSAERIAMIRPLVDAAGTGAVFIPNFSLGSVLGSALAAAAAPFFPSIEIVEAHRDTKVDSPSGTAVRTAELIGAARAEVGPVESPHVDQRARGQQVASIPIHSLRRPGVVARQDVVLSGPGESLTLTHDTVDPALAYAPGIRLALGAARDARGVIVGLDSFLDIGIRTPHPVPEPPVREVDVPGQVARVTGA
- a CDS encoding DUF5302 domain-containing protein, which encodes MSTEDKSADASAEMKRKFKEALDKKNAKHRDGEAHLDGDSTVHGTHGAAQTKREFRRKSG
- a CDS encoding cation:dicarboxylate symporter family transporter, which gives rise to MPRTQSFKLPGYNWRRGKTSWDKHTWLYVAVIIAVVLGATIGLIWPDVGVALEPIGKGFVALIKMMIAPIIFCTIVVGVGSIAKAATVGKIGGLALLYFMIMTTFALAIGLVVGNLIHPGEGLNMANSTYDATATEAKTTQEFILGIIPTTFFSAFTGESVLQVLFIALLVGFALQQMGKKGEPIMNAVKNLQALVFRILGMILWLAPLGAFGAIAAVVGKTGFAAIISLGILMIAFYITCAVFIFGILGTLLFAVTRINIFSLMKYLAREYLLIVGTSSSESALPRLIAKMEHLGVAKPVVGITVPTGYSFNLDGTAIYLTMASLFIAAGMGTPMSIPEQIGLLAFMVIASKGAAGVTGAGLATLAGGLQAYRPDLVNGVGVIVGIDRFMSEGRAITNFTGNAVATVLIGTWVKEFDASRARRVLRGELPFDETALSGDDHDGMSGSKDAVGTQGLEEAAVAEAEAKEHRAAAGALSR
- a CDS encoding aldo/keto reductase, encoding MAVFGVGSAVSSASAHAETGPADVHPSSPIPVQGPPVGDSIRVPLGETGCQIFPLILGGAEFGWNVDLESSHEIMDAYVERGGNALHTADSFAGGRSEHIIGQWLHSRGLRDDITLTVRIGGHPDNPGLGPVNLVRAVEASLTRLRTDRVDVLYLDATNGRTELEDALATAEWLVDSGKARAIGAAGLTATQLVEARIFASAGYPRITVLDVPFNVLRRHEFDADLRLVAGAQGMAVTPSHPLEHGFLAGRHRTKLRGGLSVRGAQIAANINRRGSRTLRALDAVGTELGVPDAAVAVAWLLAQKLIVAPIVNAYAANHVEELVQGVGVQLNRVQLADIARASE
- a CDS encoding GNAT family N-acetyltransferase, translating into MPTITPLPVDDPAAHDLLADYFLMRAATFPGHTYTTVFPDPAAFEPPAGVFLVLGEGDANVGCGGIRRIEDGPHGPRYELKHLYLRPETRGRGWGRLLMEDLERRAAEFGAAELVLDTHHTLEAAGGLYEATGFVPIDPYNDNPNATRWYGKSLRDRAIGRPGTAAQPGGGETLA